The following are encoded in a window of Gammaproteobacteria bacterium genomic DNA:
- a CDS encoding nodulation protein NfeD yields MNSLRNLHRAFAVSLLLVLLGGLVTGAEEGGGTVTLLTIDGAIGPASSDYVVRGIEEAEENGARLVVLAMDTPGGLDSAMRDIIKAILNSSVPVATYVSPSGSRAASAGTYILYASHVAAMAPATNLGAATPVQIGGSPPAEKPETSDKEEDETNSGSTPEPSTAMERKSINDAVAYIRGLAEMRGRNADWAEQAVREAVSLSAEEAVELNVVDMVADNLGDLLQQLDGRTVEVMGNEVTLATAGLVTERIDPDWRTRLLDSITNPNVAYLLMLIGIYGLLFEGYNPGAIVPGVVGAICLLLALYAFQVLSVNYAGLGLILLGIVLMITEIFVPSFGALGIGGIIAFVIGSIILIDTDVPGFGIDRTLIGTMAVVGGGLTMAIIWFAVRARQMPVVTGQQELIGAIAEAVSDFDGNGTVFVHGENWTANSSDPIRNGDAVKITAVKGLQLDVELHTGGNS; encoded by the coding sequence ATGAACAGTCTACGTAACCTGCACCGGGCTTTCGCTGTCAGCCTCCTGCTGGTACTGCTGGGCGGCCTGGTTACCGGCGCGGAAGAAGGCGGCGGCACGGTTACGCTGCTGACTATCGACGGCGCTATCGGCCCGGCTTCGAGCGACTATGTCGTTCGAGGTATCGAGGAAGCCGAGGAAAACGGCGCCCGCCTGGTGGTGCTCGCGATGGATACGCCCGGCGGTCTCGACTCGGCCATGCGCGATATCATCAAGGCCATACTGAATTCTTCGGTGCCGGTGGCAACGTACGTTTCACCCAGCGGCTCACGCGCAGCCAGTGCCGGCACCTACATACTCTATGCCAGTCATGTCGCCGCGATGGCGCCGGCAACAAACCTGGGCGCGGCAACGCCTGTACAGATCGGCGGCAGCCCGCCGGCAGAAAAGCCGGAAACTTCCGACAAAGAAGAGGATGAGACCAACAGCGGCAGTACGCCTGAACCATCCACCGCGATGGAGCGCAAATCAATCAATGACGCAGTCGCCTATATCCGCGGCCTGGCTGAAATGCGCGGGCGCAATGCCGACTGGGCCGAACAGGCAGTGCGTGAGGCGGTCAGCCTGTCAGCCGAAGAAGCGGTTGAACTGAACGTCGTCGACATGGTCGCCGACAATCTCGGTGATCTGCTGCAGCAGCTCGACGGCAGAACTGTCGAGGTCATGGGCAACGAAGTTACCCTGGCAACTGCCGGCCTGGTCACTGAACGGATAGACCCGGACTGGCGCACCCGCCTGCTCGACTCCATTACCAACCCGAACGTTGCCTACCTGCTGATGCTGATCGGTATTTACGGGCTGCTGTTCGAAGGCTACAACCCGGGCGCAATCGTACCCGGCGTGGTCGGTGCCATCTGCCTGCTGCTCGCGCTTTATGCCTTCCAGGTGCTCTCGGTCAACTATGCCGGGCTCGGGCTGATTCTGCTGGGCATTGTGCTGATGATTACGGAGATATTTGTCCCCAGTTTCGGCGCACTGGGGATAGGCGGCATAATTGCGTTTGTCATCGGCTCGATCATACTGATAGACACGGATGTACCCGGTTTTGGCATCGACCGAACCCTGATTGGCACGATGGCTGTGGTCGGCGGCGGCCTGACGATGGCAATCATCTGGTTTGCGGTGCGTGCCCGGCAGATGCCGGTCGTGACCGGGCAACAGGAATTAATTGGCGCCATCGCTGAAGCGGTGAGCGATTTTGACGGCAACGGCACTGTCTTCGTGCACGGCGAAAACTGGACAGCCAATTCCAGCGACCCGATACGTAATGGCGATGCCGTAAAAATTACAGCAGTAAAAGGTTTACAGCTCGACGTCGAGCTTCACACCGGGGGAAACAGCTAA